One window of the Chitinophaga niabensis genome contains the following:
- a CDS encoding peptide chain release factor 3: MKYENEINKRKSFAIIAHPDAGKTTLTEKFLLFGGAIQTAGAVKSNKIKKHTTSDFMEIERQRGISVATSVMTFEYRDILVNLLDTPGHKDFAEDTYRTLTAVDSVVLVIDCVKGVEEQTKKLMEVCRMRDTPVIIFVNKLDRDGKNPFDLLDELEELLNIRVRPLSWPINMGKDFKGVFNLYDKSFVSFAANRKATDDDIVPLQDLSSAEVDELFNPTDAKQLRNDVELIEGVYDQFDKEAYLEGKLAPVFFGSAVNNFGVKDLLDTFVEIAPTPRDRQSTTREVKVNEPKFSGFIFKIHANLDPRHRDRIAFLRVCSGKFERNKYFHHVRLDKDVRFANPYSFLAREKNIIDDAYPGDVVGLFDTGNFKIGDTLTEGENFYFTGIPSFSPELFKELVNKDPMKTKQLEKGINQLTDEGVAQLFTQHNGNRKIIGCVGDLQFEVIQYRLLQEYGASCQFNTLPFYKACWITGPKQKLEEFTRFKGANVVQDKDGHLVYLAQSEWYLNTERANNPEIEFHFTSEIHK; encoded by the coding sequence ATGAAATACGAAAACGAGATCAACAAAAGGAAGTCATTTGCCATCATCGCTCACCCGGATGCCGGAAAAACAACCCTCACGGAAAAGTTCCTCCTCTTCGGGGGCGCTATCCAAACGGCGGGCGCGGTAAAATCCAATAAGATCAAGAAACATACTACTTCAGACTTCATGGAAATTGAACGCCAGAGAGGTATCTCTGTGGCCACTTCCGTGATGACCTTTGAATACAGGGATATTCTTGTGAACCTGCTGGATACCCCCGGTCACAAGGACTTTGCCGAAGATACCTACCGCACCCTTACAGCAGTAGACAGCGTTGTGCTGGTGATTGACTGTGTAAAGGGGGTGGAAGAGCAAACCAAAAAACTCATGGAAGTTTGCCGCATGCGCGATACGCCGGTGATCATCTTCGTGAACAAACTGGACCGCGATGGCAAAAACCCCTTCGACCTGCTGGATGAACTGGAAGAACTCCTCAACATCCGCGTACGCCCGCTGAGCTGGCCTATCAATATGGGTAAGGACTTCAAAGGCGTATTCAACCTCTACGATAAGAGCTTTGTTTCCTTTGCTGCCAACAGGAAAGCAACGGATGATGATATTGTACCGCTGCAGGACCTCAGCAGTGCTGAGGTGGATGAACTCTTCAACCCCACCGATGCCAAACAACTGCGCAACGATGTGGAGCTGATTGAAGGGGTGTACGATCAGTTTGATAAAGAAGCTTACCTGGAAGGGAAACTGGCCCCTGTGTTCTTCGGCTCTGCCGTAAACAACTTTGGCGTAAAAGACCTGCTGGATACTTTCGTGGAAATTGCCCCCACGCCACGTGACCGGCAATCCACTACGCGGGAAGTGAAAGTAAACGAACCTAAATTCTCCGGTTTCATTTTCAAGATCCACGCTAACCTGGATCCCCGCCACCGCGACCGGATTGCCTTCCTCCGTGTTTGCTCCGGTAAGTTTGAAAGAAATAAATACTTCCACCACGTAAGGCTGGATAAGGATGTGCGTTTCGCGAACCCTTACAGCTTCCTTGCACGGGAAAAGAATATCATCGATGATGCTTATCCCGGAGACGTGGTAGGTTTATTCGATACCGGTAACTTCAAGATCGGCGATACTTTAACGGAAGGAGAAAACTTCTACTTCACCGGCATTCCCAGCTTCTCCCCTGAGTTGTTCAAGGAACTGGTGAATAAAGACCCGATGAAAACAAAACAACTGGAAAAAGGGATCAACCAGTTAACAGACGAAGGAGTAGCACAGCTCTTCACGCAGCACAACGGTAACCGTAAGATCATCGGTTGCGTGGGAGATCTGCAGTTTGAAGTGATACAATACCGGCTGTTACAGGAATATGGTGCATCCTGCCAGTTCAATACCTTACCTTTCTACAAAGCCTGCTGGATCACAGGGCCTAAACAGAAGCTGGAAGAATTCACCCGCTTTAAAGGCGCTAACGTAGTACAGGATAAAGACGGTCACCTGGTGTACCTCGCACAATCAGAATGGTACCTCAATACAGAACGGGCCAATAACCCGGAGATTGAGTTTCACTTTACTTCAGAGATCCACAAATAA
- a CDS encoding menaquinone biosynthesis decarboxylase: MAYKHLRHFIDTLEKAGELVRISTYVDPHLEIAEITDRISKSPDGGKALLFENTGYDFPVLINSMGSYRRMCMALGVQELDDVAREIEGLFKMLSKPKESILDKLALLPKLSQFASWMPKVISGRGACQEVVINNPDLGKLPVMTCWPKDGGPFITLPVIHTKDPNTGSRNVGMYRMQVFEKDMTGMHWHMHKVSAKHFSEYKKLNKRMPVAVALGGDPVYTYSATAPLPENVDEYMLAGFLRKKKVELVKCITQPDIEVPADADFVIEGYVEPGEELIWEGPFGDHTGYYSLADWYPRFHVTAITHRKDAVYPSTIVGIPPQEDAWIGKATERIFLAPIKMTLVPEIVDMEMPVEGVFHNLVIAQIHKDYPGQAQKVMNAMWGAGQMMFNKILAVTDTGTKITDYKSLAQYAFKDLNPATDVYFSQGPMDVLDHSCSRMGFGGKMCIDGTGKLPEERDDRFDRTVFKPNVNATALQAAYPEVKGVNTALLQMDIPCLIIAVEKSRRNHVRELHPRLVAEQGMEGVKMILYVEHTVDPQDLPSALWRFCNNLDPKRDNILTERPSGKDAHLVTACLGLDGTIKTKAHDDFQRDWPNIIVADDATIKKIDEKWSTLNLGPFIVSPSLKYKQQIYGDGAVVAL; the protein is encoded by the coding sequence ATGGCATATAAGCATCTCAGGCACTTTATAGATACGCTGGAAAAAGCGGGGGAACTGGTGCGCATCAGCACTTATGTGGATCCTCACCTGGAAATAGCAGAGATAACGGACCGGATCAGCAAATCTCCCGATGGCGGCAAGGCCCTGTTATTTGAGAACACAGGATATGATTTCCCTGTGCTGATCAATTCCATGGGCAGTTACCGCAGGATGTGCATGGCGCTGGGCGTGCAGGAGCTGGATGATGTGGCCCGTGAGATAGAAGGGCTTTTCAAAATGCTTTCAAAACCTAAGGAAAGCATCCTCGATAAACTGGCGCTGCTGCCTAAGCTGAGCCAGTTCGCTTCCTGGATGCCCAAAGTGATCTCCGGCCGCGGCGCCTGCCAGGAAGTGGTGATCAATAATCCTGACCTGGGCAAATTGCCGGTAATGACCTGCTGGCCTAAAGATGGCGGGCCTTTTATCACCCTCCCTGTTATTCATACCAAAGACCCTAACACCGGTTCCCGCAATGTGGGTATGTACCGCATGCAGGTATTTGAAAAAGACATGACGGGCATGCACTGGCACATGCACAAAGTATCCGCCAAACATTTCTCTGAATATAAGAAGCTCAATAAACGCATGCCTGTGGCTGTAGCCCTGGGCGGCGATCCCGTATACACCTATTCTGCTACCGCTCCCTTACCGGAGAATGTGGATGAATACATGCTGGCGGGTTTCCTCCGGAAGAAAAAAGTAGAGCTTGTAAAATGTATCACGCAACCGGATATTGAAGTGCCGGCAGATGCGGACTTTGTAATAGAAGGGTATGTTGAACCGGGAGAAGAACTGATCTGGGAAGGGCCTTTCGGGGACCATACCGGTTATTATTCCCTGGCGGACTGGTACCCCCGTTTCCATGTTACCGCTATCACCCATCGTAAAGATGCCGTGTATCCTTCTACCATCGTAGGTATTCCTCCGCAGGAAGATGCCTGGATCGGTAAAGCCACCGAAAGGATCTTCCTCGCACCGATCAAAATGACGCTGGTGCCGGAAATTGTGGATATGGAAATGCCGGTGGAAGGTGTTTTCCATAACCTGGTGATTGCGCAGATCCACAAAGATTATCCCGGCCAGGCACAAAAAGTGATGAATGCTATGTGGGGTGCCGGGCAGATGATGTTTAACAAGATACTGGCGGTTACCGATACCGGCACAAAGATCACAGACTATAAATCACTGGCGCAATATGCATTTAAAGACCTGAACCCTGCCACGGATGTTTATTTCAGCCAGGGGCCGATGGACGTGCTGGACCATTCCTGCTCCAGGATGGGATTTGGCGGTAAGATGTGTATTGACGGAACCGGCAAACTGCCGGAAGAAAGAGATGACCGTTTTGACCGGACGGTATTCAAACCCAACGTGAACGCCACAGCATTACAGGCTGCATACCCTGAAGTAAAAGGTGTGAACACCGCTTTACTGCAAATGGATATTCCCTGCCTGATCATAGCGGTAGAGAAATCGCGCCGTAATCATGTGCGGGAGCTGCATCCCCGGCTGGTAGCAGAACAGGGCATGGAAGGGGTTAAAATGATCCTGTATGTAGAGCATACGGTAGATCCGCAGGACCTGCCTTCCGCACTCTGGCGTTTCTGTAATAACCTGGATCCTAAGCGGGATAACATCCTCACGGAAAGGCCTTCCGGTAAGGACGCTCACCTGGTGACGGCCTGCCTGGGACTGGATGGTACCATTAAAACAAAAGCACATGATGATTTTCAGCGGGACTGGCCGAACATTATCGTGGCAGACGATGCTACCATTAAAAAGATAGATGAGAAATGGAGTACGCTGAACCTGGGGCCTTTTATTGTTTCGCCGTCTTTAAAGTACAAACAACAGATCTATGGAGATGGGGCAGTAGTTGCCCTGTAG
- a CDS encoding DUF6089 family protein gives MKKKILGFVIMISTPLCCIAQDWHVGATAGISNYSGDLSEKRVDFGYTRPMIGLFVKKDINRYLTLRAGGTFGMVAANDRTNSSIALQSRNLSFSSPIWEGHLGAELNFFDIDEKGFTPYLFGGVALFSFYPTAKDSLGNKIRLRRLSTEGQGLPQYPERGNQYSLYQVSIPFGAGFKYLFTDRLTLGFEIGLRATFTDYLDDVSTTYVDQNTLLAERGQLAVDYAYRGDEPDTKGIPGTYPQDGAQRGSAKYKDWYTFTGLTIMYRIGGGSDGRRSTNFSKCFKM, from the coding sequence TTGAAAAAGAAGATCCTTGGGTTTGTTATAATGATCTCTACCCCTTTATGCTGCATTGCTCAGGATTGGCATGTAGGCGCTACTGCCGGTATTAGTAACTATAGCGGAGACCTTTCAGAAAAGAGGGTCGATTTTGGTTACACGCGTCCCATGATCGGGCTGTTTGTGAAAAAGGACATCAACCGTTATCTCACGCTGCGTGCAGGAGGTACCTTTGGCATGGTAGCAGCTAATGACAGAACGAATAGCAGCATTGCCCTGCAAAGCCGTAACCTCAGTTTCAGTTCTCCTATCTGGGAGGGACACCTGGGAGCAGAGTTAAACTTCTTTGATATTGATGAAAAAGGATTTACGCCTTATCTCTTCGGAGGTGTGGCGCTGTTCAGTTTTTATCCTACCGCAAAAGATTCTTTAGGTAATAAAATAAGATTACGCCGCCTCAGTACAGAAGGGCAGGGATTGCCGCAGTATCCTGAAAGAGGTAATCAATATAGTCTTTACCAGGTATCTATTCCATTCGGTGCCGGTTTTAAATATCTTTTTACAGACCGTTTAACGCTTGGGTTTGAAATAGGCCTTCGTGCTACTTTCACGGATTACCTGGATGATGTAAGTACCACTTACGTTGATCAGAATACTTTGCTGGCAGAAAGAGGCCAGCTGGCAGTAGATTATGCTTATCGTGGTGATGAACCTGATACAAAAGGTATCCCCGGAACTTACCCGCAGGATGGTGCACAGAGAGGTTCTGCAAAGTATAAAGACTGGTATACATTTACCGGGCTGACTATTATGTACCGTATAGGCGGAGGCTCTGATGGCCGCCGCAGCACCAACTTCTCGAAGTGTTTTAAGATGTAA
- a CDS encoding ABC transporter permease: protein MLSTLKILWSSLGMALSELRVNKLRTFLSLLGITIGIFCIIAVLTVTDSMESSIRKDLKSMGTNVIYLQKWPWDGDGDWWKYINRPEPQYSEMKQIKDKVASADAVTYLFSSSGRKIEYGIDYMENVELLAVTMDLEKMQSVDIAMGRYFSPSELIAGSNVIVLGANVWEGLFFTPEAALGKVVRFAGRNCKVVGALKKKGDSMLGGVFGDNTILMPYLFARTIIDERRFADPFYMIRAREGVAVGQLKDDLTGAMRAIHRLKPGQDNDFALNEITTAQDELESIFGVINLGGWIIAGFALIVGGFGIANIMFVTVKERTNIIGLKKAIGARPGIILLEFLFEAVMLCMIGGGLGLLMVFGSAKLAQNMFSGFEIALSTGNIILGLSISAIVGVLAGFIPAFSASRLNPVVAIRSN, encoded by the coding sequence ATGCTTTCAACCCTCAAGATCTTATGGAGCAGCCTTGGTATGGCCTTGTCCGAATTACGGGTGAATAAACTGCGCACCTTTCTTTCGCTGCTGGGTATTACCATTGGTATCTTCTGTATCATAGCCGTACTCACGGTAACAGACAGTATGGAATCCAGTATCAGGAAAGACCTGAAGTCCATGGGTACCAATGTGATCTATTTGCAGAAATGGCCATGGGATGGAGATGGGGACTGGTGGAAGTATATCAACCGCCCTGAGCCGCAGTATTCTGAGATGAAGCAGATTAAAGACAAGGTGGCCTCAGCAGACGCCGTTACTTACCTCTTCAGCTCCAGCGGCCGTAAGATAGAATACGGGATCGATTACATGGAAAACGTAGAGCTGCTGGCCGTGACCATGGACCTTGAAAAGATGCAGTCTGTGGACATAGCCATGGGCCGGTATTTCAGTCCTTCTGAACTGATAGCAGGTTCCAACGTGATCGTACTGGGAGCCAACGTATGGGAAGGCCTGTTCTTTACCCCCGAGGCTGCACTGGGAAAGGTGGTGCGTTTTGCGGGAAGGAACTGTAAGGTGGTAGGGGCATTGAAGAAAAAAGGCGACAGTATGTTAGGCGGAGTATTTGGTGATAATACCATCCTGATGCCTTACCTGTTTGCCAGGACCATTATAGACGAGCGCCGTTTTGCGGATCCTTTTTACATGATCCGCGCAAGAGAGGGTGTAGCCGTAGGGCAGCTGAAAGACGACCTCACTGGCGCCATGCGGGCTATACACCGTTTGAAACCCGGGCAGGACAATGATTTTGCCCTGAACGAGATCACCACAGCGCAGGATGAACTGGAAAGTATCTTTGGCGTGATCAACCTGGGCGGCTGGATCATTGCAGGTTTTGCACTGATCGTAGGTGGTTTCGGGATCGCGAATATCATGTTTGTAACTGTTAAAGAAAGAACCAATATCATAGGTCTGAAAAAGGCTATCGGCGCACGGCCGGGTATCATCCTGCTGGAATTTCTCTTTGAAGCCGTGATGCTTTGCATGATTGGCGGGGGATTGGGGCTGCTGATGGTATTTGGCTCGGCCAAACTGGCCCAGAATATGTTCTCCGGTTTTGAGATAGCCCTGTCTACAGGGAATATTATCCTGGGATTGTCCATATCCGCTATAGTAGGTGTACTGGCTGGATTTATCCCTGCTTTTTCTGCCAGCAGACTGAACCCGGTAGTTGCGATCCGCAGCAATTAG